The Stenotrophomonas sp. NA06056 genome segment ACCGCCTCGGTGCAGGACATGCTGGCCAAGGCTGAAGCCAAGTAAACGGTAGTGCCGGCCGCTGGCCGGCAACCGGGCACCGCTTCATCATCAACGGCGGGGAAACCCGCCGTTGCTGTATCCGCTTTTCGCTGCCGATAGAATCGGGATGCACCCGTAAAGGACTCCGCCATGAAACGACTGATCCTGCTCACCGCCTGCACCCTGGCCCTGGCCGCCTGCAGCAACCCCGAGGAAGAACGCAAGGCGCAGGAGGCCGCCGCTGCTGCCGTGCAGGCGCAGAAGGAAGCCAAGGCCGAGGACGTGGCCAAGCAGTACGACATGGCCGTGGCCGCGCAGGACTGGGAACGCGCGCGCCTGCATGGTACCTCGCTGCTGGACCAGTACAAGGACACCGCCGCTGCCGAGCGCATCGCCGCCGGCTTCGACGAGGTCAAGGCAAAGGGCGACGCTGCGCGCGACCTGCGCCGCATGCAGGCGCTGTGGCAGTACAACCAGATTCCGGTCGGCAGCAAGGGCAACCAGGTGTCGGCACAGATCTTCAGCAAGGAGCGGGTGGACGTGGATGGCAGCGGCGCCAAGCCGGTGCAGCTGGTGTTCCGCGACCATCCCGAATGGAAGCGCCATGCCTACCTGGTGCTGCAGGCCGGCGATTTCCGCTGCCCGCAGTGCACGGTGAAGGTCACGGTGGACGATGGCAAGCCGATCTCCATGGCGGCATGGCGGCCGAAGACCGACGAGGCGATTGCCATGTTCATCACCGACCAGAAGGCGCTGTGGAAGCTGGCGGCCAAGGGCAAGTCGATCAGCATCGAATTCCCGGTCAAGGCCGGTGGCACGCGCACGGCCGTGTTCGAGACCGGTGGCGTGGATGCCAGCCGCATGCCGGCGTGGTGGCATTGACCATGGCTGCACCCGTGGCTGCGCCGGCACTGTCGACGATCCGCCACTGGGTGTTCGACATGGATGGCACGCTGACCGTAGCGGCGCACGATTTTGCGCGGATCAAGCGCGAACTGGCGATTCCGCAGGAGGATGACATCCTCACCCACCTGGCCGGGTTGCCGGCCGCGGAGGCCAGCGCCAAACATGCCTGGCTGCTGGCGCACGAGCGTGCGCTGGCCGCCGCTTCCCAGCCAGCGATGGGCGCGGTGGCACTGGTGCGCGCGCTGCAGGGCGCCGGCTGCCGTCTGGGCATCCTGACCCGCAACGTGCGCAGCCTGGCGCAGATCACCCTGGAGGCGATCGGGCTGGGCGACGTATTTGCCGAAGACGACATCATCGGCCGCGACGAGGCCGAGCCGAAGCCTTCACCCGCCGGGCTGCAGTACTTTCTGCGGCGCTGGCAGGTGGAACCATCGCAAGTGGTGATGGTGGGCGACTACCGCTTCGATCTGGAATGCGGACGCGCGGCCGGTAGCCGCACGCTGCTGGTCAACGCCCCGGACAACCCCTGGCCGGAGATGGCCTGTTGGCACCTGGCCGATTGTGGGGCGGTGCTGGCGCGCTGGCGGGGCTAGCGCGGCGCCCGCTACGCGTTATGGCGGAAACCTGAGAACCGCGCCGGCGGTCAACTCTCGACTGTCATCACAGTGTATTGTGCGTGGCCCGCTGGACGTTGCTCGAATGTCCGGCCGGGGTTGAAGCGGAGGCGGTTGGGGAACTGTCGCCACTCACTGCTGCGGCCTGATCGAGGCCGCGGTGAGCATTGAACGGTGTCGGCGGACGGTCCGCTGCGCTGGCGGTTGTGTCGGGTTGCACGTTGTACGGTGTGGCCCGCTGCCAAGGATGGGGCATGGGTGTCCTTTGCTCCATTTCTGGATTCCTTTCATGCTCCGAGCTGTGTGGGTGTCGCTGTACCGGCGTCTGTGTCCGATTGCCGTCTTCTTCCTGTTTGGCCTCGTCGCCCTGTCGTTGTCGCGACTGGGGTTGGCGCTGTGGCACGCCGCGCGGGTCAGTGCTGCTGATGGCTGGGCCACGGTGCTACTGCAGGGCCTGCGGGTGGATGTGTCGACCCTGTGTCTGCTGTACGGCATCCCGGCGGTGCTGGCGCTGCTGTTGCCGCTGGAAGGACACGTGGGCCGCGCGTGGCGCCATCTGCTGCGATGGTGGCTGATCCTGGTCAGCGTGTTGCTGGTGTTCATGGAGCTGGCCACGCCCAGCTTCATGGCCGAGTACGGCCTGCGCCCCAATCGTATGTTCCTGGAGTATCTGATCTATCCCGAAGAGGTCGGGATGACGCTGCTGCGCGGCCATCTGCTGGCCGTGGTGATCGAAGTCACCGCGGTGATCGTGCTGTTCTGGGCACTGCTGCGCGGGTCGCGGCGATGGGTCGGCAACAGTCCAGTGGTCGCAGTTGAAGCTGGATGGCTGTGGCGGCTGCCGTTGGCGTTCCTGGTGCTGCTGCTGGCGGCGCTGGGCGTGCGTTCCAGCCTCGGGCATCGGCCCTTGAACCCGGCACTGGTGGCGTTCTCGACCGACCCGACCATCAACGCCTTGCCGCTGAACTCCCTGTACACCGTCGGCCATGCCGCGCGGCAGCTGGCGACCCGCAGCGAAACCTCGCGCGTCTACGGTGATCTGCCGCTGGCCGAGGTGGTCAGCGAACTGCGCGCCAGCAGCGGCCTGCCGGCATCGGCGTATGTCTCCGACGCACTGCCGACCCTGGCACTGCGCCCGCCGCAGTACCGCGGCAAGCCGCGCAATCTGGTGATCGTGCTGGAAGAAAGCCTGGGTGCGCAGTTCATCGGCAGTCTTGGCGGGCGGCCGTTGTCGCCCAACTACGACCGCCTGAGCAGGCAGGGTTGGGCGTTCGAGCGCCTGTATGCGACCGGCACGCGTTCGGTACGCGGCATCGAAGCGGTACTGACCGGGTTCCCGCCGACCCCAGCCGAATCGGTGGTCAAGCTGCCCGCCAGCCGCCAGCGCTTTTTCACCCTGGCCGATGTGCTGGGACGGCATGGCTACGACACCGGCTTCTACTACGGCGGCGAAAGCCACTTCGACAACATGCGCGAGTTCTTCCTCGCCAATGGCTTCACCCGCATCGTGGACCGCAAGGATTACCGCAAGCCGGCATTTGTCGGCTCGTGGGGTGCGTCTGACGAAGACCTGTTCGGCCGTGCCGACCAGCAGTTCCGGCAACTGAAAGCAGACGGCAAGCCGTTCTTCGGCCTGGTGTTCACCTCCAGCAACCACGATCCGTTCGAGTTCCCGGACGGCCGCATCGACCTGTACGAGCAGCCGAAACAGACCCGCGACAACGCCGCCAAGTACGCCGACTACGCGCTGGGCGAGTTCTTTAGCAAGGCGATGGCCTCGCCGTACTGGGAGGACACCGTGTTCCTGGTGGTGGCCGACCATGATTCGCGGGTGTTCGGCAAGAACATGGTGCCGATCGGCAACTTCCATATTCCCGGACTGATCCTCGGCGGCGGCATCGAGGCGCGCCGCGATAGCCGCATCGTCAGCCAGATCGATCTGCCGCCGACGCTGCTGTCGCTGCTGGGTATTGCCGATCCCACCCCGACGGCGGGGCAGGACCTGACCGACCTGCAACGGCTGCAGCCGGGACGCGCGCTGATGCAGTACGACCGCAACCTGGCATGGATGGAGGGCAACGATGTGGCCATCCTGCAGCCGGACAAGCCAGCGCAGGGCTTCCGCTACGATCCTGCGAGCGACCAGCTGCAGCCGCAGGCACTGCGGCCGGAACTGGCGCGGCGCGCACATGCCTACGCGATGTGGGGCACGCTGGCCTACGAAAAAGAGCTGTACCGCTTGCCGGAGAAGGCCAAGCCCTGAGCCGGGGGTAGCGCCGGGCCATGCCCGGCGAGCGTGCAGCGCGGGCTGCATCCGGAGCCGAAGGTGTCTGGTCGGAAAGCCGCCGGGCATGGCCCGGCGCTACCAGAGCGGTGCCGATAGCGCGACGGGTGGAAAACCCCCTTGTTGTTCAAGGGGCGCGCCGAAGTCGCGGGGATAAGGAGAACTGCGCGGGCAGTTTGGTTACACGCTCAGCGCGTAACCGAACTGCTGCTTGAACTGCTCGTTGAACTCATCGAAGGTGAAGCGCTGGTTCTGGGTGCCCGGGTGCTCGACCTTCAGCGCACCCATCAGGTTGCCCATGCGGCCGATGGTCAGCCAGTCGAAGCCCTTCTGGATGCCGTAGATCAGGCCGGCGCGGAAGGCGTCGCCACAGCCGGTCGGATCGACCACGCGGCGCTCGTGCGCCGGCGGGATGTCGTAGCTCTTTTCCGGGGTGTGGATCACCGCGCCCTTCGGGCCGCGGGTGGTGATGTAGGCCTTGACCCGGCTGACGATCTCTTTTTCGTTCCAGCCGGTGCGTTCCTGCAGCAGGTTCGACTCGTAGTCGTTGACCACCACGTAATCGGCCTGTTCGATGAACTCGCGCAGCTCCGGGCCGTTGAACAGCGGCATCGCCTGGCCCGGGTCGAAGATGAACGGCACGCCGTCTTCGTGGAATTCCAGCGCATTCTGGATCATGCCTTCGCGGCCGTCCGGGCCGACCAGGCCCAGGCTGACGCCCGGCACGTCGCGCACGTGGTTTTCGTAGGAACGCATCATCGCGCCGGGGTGGAAGGCGGTGATCTGGTTGTTGTCGTGGTCGGTGGTGATGAACGCCTGCGGGGTGAACAGCTCATCGATCACGCGCACGCGGGTGAGGTCGATGCCCAGGGCGTCGAAGTGCTCGCGGTACGGGCCGAAGTCCGAACCCACCGTGCCCATCGGGATCGGATCGCCACCCAGCAGGTGCAGGTTGTAGGCGATGTTGCCGGCGCAGCCGCCGAACTCGCGGCGCATGCGCGGCACCAGGAACGACACGTTCAGGATGTGCACCTTGTCCGGCAGGATGTGATTCTTGAACTGGTCCGGGAACACCATGATGGTGTCGAAGGCAAGAGAACCACAGATCAGAGCGGACATCGATGTAAGCCTATGCGGTGAATTTTGGGGTGGGCCGGCCCACTTCGGCAGGCAAGCAAACGGCGCCCTTGGGCGCCCGACGGCGCAAAGGTTACCCGCTGGTGCCGCTCAGGGCCAGAACCGGGTGATGCCCGATCAGGCCGAAAGCCTGTGAAGGCGCGGGTTCAGCTGGATTTCTCCTTGCTCGGCGGCAGGCAGGTTGCTAGGCTTGTCGACCTCGATTTCTGCCCATTTTTTCGCCATCCCGCGTTGGGCGCGACACCCCTCAGGATCAACTCCCAGATGTTCAAGAAACTGCGCGGCATGTTCTCCAATGACCTGTCCATCGACCTGGGCACGGCCAACACCCTCATCTATGTGCGCGGGCAGGGAATCGTGCTGAACGAGCCGTCCGTGGTCGCTGTGCGCCAGGATCGCGCCATTGGTGGTACCCGGTCGGTGGCAGCCGTTGGCGCCGAGGCCAAGCAGATGCTCGGCCGTACCCCGGGCCACATCACCACCATCCGCCCGATGAAGGACGGCGTCATCGCCGACTTCACCTACACCGAGGCGATGCTCAAGCACTTCATCAAGAAGGTGCACAAGTCCCGCGTGCTGCGCCCGAGCCCGCGCGTGCTGGTCTGCGTGCCGGCCGGCTCGACCCAGGTCGAGCGCCGCGCGATCAAGGAATCGGCCGAAGAGGCCGGTGCCCGTGACGTGTTCCTGATCGAAGAGCCAATGGCGGCCGCAATCGGCGCCGGCATGCCGGTCACCGAGGCTCGTGGCTCGATGGTCATCGACATCGGCGGCGGTACCACCGAAGTGGCGGTGATCTCGCTGAACGGCATCGTCTATTCCGCTTCGGTGCGCATCGGCGGTGACCGCTTCGACGAATCGATCACCAACTACGTGCGACGCAACCACGGCATGCTGATCGGTGAAGCCACCGCCGAGCGCATCAAGGTCGAACTGGGCTGCGCCTACCCGCAGGCAGAAGTGATCGAGATGGAAATCTCCGGCCGCAATCTCGCCGAGGGCGTGCCGAAGATGATCAAGATCAGCTCCAATGAGGTCCTCGAAGCCTTGCACGAGCCGCTGTCGGGCATCGTCAGCGCGGTCAAGCTGGCACTGGAACAGACCCCGCCGGAACTGTGCGCCGACGTCGCCGAGCGCGGCATCGTGCTGACCGGTGGCGGCGCCCTGCTGCGCGACCTGGACCGCCTGATCTCCGAGGAGACCGGCCTGCACGTGCAGGTGGCTGACGACCCGCTGACCTGCGTGGCCCGTGGTGGCGGTCGTGCGCTGGAACTGGTCGACATGCACGGCAACGAGTTCTTTGCGCCGGAATAAGCCGTTCCGGCTGCCTGCGCCCGCAGCGCCCCTCCGGGGTGCGGCCCGCCCCATCGGCGGGTCGGCACCGGCGGGGCGCCCGTGTGTTTCCCTCCCGCCTTCTGCCAGTTGAATCGCTGCCGTGCCGCCCTACGCCGGACCTCCCGTCGCTTCCCGATCCGGTGATGCCGCCAGCCCACTGCGGCTGCTGGCTTACCTCGCACTGGCAATCACCTTGATCGTCCTCGACGACCAGGCCGGCTGGCTGGCGCGTCTGCGCGAGCAGGCCAACAGCCTGGTGCAGCCGGTGTGGGCCCTGGCCGGTCTGCCCGGCAAGCTTGGCGGGCAGGTGCGCGACACCGCTGCCAGCCACGGCCAGCTGGTGACCGAAAACCGTGAGTTGCGCAACCAGTTGCTGCTGGCCAATGCGCGCCTGACCCGCCTGCAGACCGCCGCGCTGGACAACGCCCAACTGCGCGAACTGCTGAACGTGGCCGAGCGCAGCGGCCTGGACGTGCAGCTGGCCCCGATCCTGGATATCGACCTGGACCCGGTCAAACAGCGCCTGGTGCTGGACGCCGGCAGCCGCGAAGGCGTGCATGTTGGCCAGGCGGTGATCGATTCCGGCGGCCTGATGGGCCAAGTGATCAACGTGACCGCGGGCAGCTCCACCGTGCTGTTGCTGACCGACCCGGACCATGCGGTGCCGGTGACCGTGGCCCGCAATGGCGTGCGCCTGATCGTCTACGGCCGCGGCGACAAGCTGGAACTGCGCGACATCCCGCTCAGCGCCGGCGTGGAAGTGGGCGATGAGATCGTCACTTCAGGCCTTGGCGGTCGCTTCCCTGCGGGGTTCCCGGTGGGCACCATCACCGCGCTGCGCCCGGACGATACCCATGCCTTCCTGGTGGGCGAATTGAAACCGGCCGCGCAGCTCGATCGTGGCCGCGACGTGCTTCTGCTGCGCCCCGGCGCAGCGATCCGCATCCCGCCGAACCTGCGCCTGCAGATGGAGCAGGGCGCTCCCGGTGGCCCGGCCGATGCCACCGCGCTGCCGAGCGGCACCACGGCGACGGCGCCTTCGACGACGCAGCCCACCGCGGTAGTGCCGGCCGCTGGCCGGCAACCGGCTCCGTCTTCGACGAAGCCGGTTGCCCCCGCATCCCACCTTAACCCCGCGCCTTCGGCGCGCCCCCCTCAACAAGAGGGGGGCTCTCCACCCGACGCTGGGTCGGCCCCGGTAGTGCCGGCCTCTGGCCGGCAACCGACTCCGTCTTCGACGAGGTCGGCTGCCCCCGCATCCCACCTCACCCCGGCGCCTTTGGCGCGCCCCCTTGAACAACAAGGGGGCTCTGCATCCGCCGGGTCCACGGTAGTGCCGGCCGCTGGCCGGCAACCGACCACGCCGGAGGCGCAACGATGAGCCGCCTGCGCGACAACCCGTGGGTGCTGCCGGCCAGTCTGGTGGTGGCACTGCTGCTGGGCCTGCTGCCGTTGCCGGCGCTGCTGCAGCCGCTGCGTCCGTATTGGCTGGCCCTGGTGCTGGCGTACTGGGTGATCGAAGCGCCCGAGCGCGTCGGTCTTGGCATTGCCTTCGCCAGTGGCGTCGTGGCCGACCTGCTGTATGGCGGGGTACTGGGCGAACAGGCGCTGCGGCTGGTGATGCTGGCCTTCATCCTGCAGCGTTTCCGCGCGCGCATCCGCTTCTTCCCGATGTCGCAGCAGATGCTGGCCATCGGTGGCCTGCTGTTCAACGATCGCATCGTCAGCGCGCTGGTCCATATCATGGTGGGTGAGCCGACGCTGCCGTGGTCGTACTGGTGGGCACCGTTGCTGGGCATGGGCCTGTGGCCGTTGGTGTTCGTGCTGCTGGACGCGGTGCGCTTCGGCAAGCGTGGGCGCTGAGCCATGCTGCCGCGCCGCCAGGTCAAGAATCCGCACGCCGAAGGCGAACAGTTCCGGCGCCGCGCGGCGCTGGGCTTTTTCGGCGTGCTGGTCTGCCTGTTGGGCCTGGGAGGCTGGTACTTCAAGCTGCAGGTGCTGGACCACGACATCTACGCCACACGCTCGGAAGCCAACCGCATCAAGCCGCGGCCGGTAGTGCCCGGGCGCGGCATGATCTATGACCGCAACGGTCGGTTGCTGGCCGAGAACGTGCCGGCGTTCCGCCTGGATGTGACCCCGGACAAGGTCAAGGACATGGATGCCACCCTGGAAGGGCTGGCGAAGATCATCCAGATCAGCCCGGAAGAACTGGAAGCATTCAACAAATCGCGCAAGGCGCGCCGCAAGTTCCTGCCGGTCACGCTGAAGCTGCGCATGAGCGATGAGGAAATGGCGCGCTTCGCGGTGGACCGCTGGCGTTTCCCCGGCGTCGAGCTGGAACCGTACCTGACCCGTCGCTACCCCTACGGCGACCTGTTCGCGCACATCATCGGCTACGTCGGCCGGGTTGATGACAAGGATCTGGAGATCCTTGGTGAAGGCAATGCCGCGCTGACCCACATCGGCAAATCCGGCCTGGAGCGCTATTACGAGCAGGAACTGCGCGGCAAGGTCGGCTACGAACAGGTCGAGACCAACGTGCAGGGCCGTGCGATCCGCACCATCGGCCGTGTCGCCGCGCAATCCGGCGCCGACCTGCGTCTGTCGATCGATGCCGACCTGCAGCGGGCGATGGTGGCCGCCTTCGGTGAGCAGGAAGGCTCGGCCGTGGCAATGGACCCGCGTACCGGCGAGGTGCTGGCGATGGTCAGCCTGCCGTCCTACGACCCGAATCTGTTCGTCAACGGCATCTCGCATGCCGACTTCAAGGCGCTCAACGACAACCCGTCGCGCCCGCAGTTCAATCGCCTGGTGCTCGGTGGCGTCGCTCCCGGTTCGACCCTGAAGCCGCTGATCGGCCTGGCAGGTCTCGATTCGGGCGTTCGCCGTCCGGAGGACAAGGTGCTGTCGACCGGCATGTTCTATCTGCCGGGCACCTCGCGTGGCTGGGGTGACTCGCACCGTGGCGGTCACGGCTGGACCGACCTGCGCAAGTCCATCGCGCAGTCGGTCAATACGTACTACTACCGGCTGGCATTGGACCTGGGCATCGAGCGGTTCGACCACTACATGGAGTACTACGGCTTCGGCCAGCCCACCGGCATCGATCTGACCGGCGAGATCTCAGGCATCCTGCCGTCGCCGGCCTACAAGCGGAAGAGCCGCAAGGAAGCCTGGTATCCCGGCGACACGGTGAACATCAGCATCGGCCAGGGCGACTGGAAGGTCACGCCGCTGCAGCTGGCCCGTGGTGTCAGCGGCCTGGCCAATGGCCAGCTGCGCACGCCGCATCTGGTGATGCAGCAGCGTGCGGGTTTCGACAGTGACTGGGTGCAGACGGAGCCTGGCCAGAGCAAGCCGGTCAGCCCCAACCCGAACAACCTGCAGGCCGTGCGCGAAGGCATGATGGCCACCATGCTTCCCGGCGGCAGCGCCGCACGCATGGCCGCCGGCGCGCCCTATACGATGGCGGGCAAGACCGGTACCGCGCAGGTCGTCAGCCGCAAGGGTACGGCCGCGGTCAATCCCAAAAGCCTGCCGATGCACCTGCGCCACCGTGCGCTGTTCGTTGGGTTTGCTCCGGCCGATCAGCCGGTGATCGCGTTGGCCATCGCCGTGGAAGGTGGTGGTTACGGCGGCGCAGCCGCGGCACCGATCGCCCGCAAGATTTTCGATGCCTGGCTGCTGGGAAAAATGCCTGAAGGCATGCAACCGCTGGACAGCGAACGCGGCACTACCGCCATCGGTATCACCGCCTTCGACAATGAAGACGTGAACGCGCGTCCGGCCGGCGACGCCGCTGCCGCAGAGCTGGGCGAACACCCGGTGCTGATCGGCATGCCCGCACCGCTACCGGCGCCAGCTCCGGTTCCGGGTACGCCGTCTGCGGCCGCCGTGCCCGTCGGTCCACGCCCGACTGCCGCAGCGGAGGCCAGCCGATGAGCGCGTTCCTGCGTTGGGCCGGCGAAATGCTGCAGCGGTTCTTCAGCAGCCTCGACTGGGTGCTGTGCCTGGCCTTGGGCACGCTGATGGTGATCGGCCTGGCAACATTGAAGAGTGCTGGCGGCGATGGCCTGGTGATGGCGCAGGGCGTGCGTTTTGCCGTGGGCCTGGCGGCGATGTGGGGCATCTCGCGGGTGCCGATCCTGCGCATCCGCTCGGCGACGCCGCTGATCTACGCCATCTCGATGATTCCGTTGCTGGCGGTGTTCGCGCTGGGCACCGGCAAGTACGGCCGGCAGTGGCTGGACCTGAAGTTCTTCTACCTGCAGCCGGCCGAACTGCTCAAGGTCAGCCTGCCGATGATGGTGGCCTGGTACCTGCACAAGATGCCGCTGCCGCCGCGCTTCAACACGGTGCTGGTGGCGATGGTGATCATCGGCGTGCCGACCGGGCTGGTGATGCTGCAGCCAGACTTCGGTACCGGCGTGCTGATCGCCGCCAGTGGTGTGTTCGTGCTGCTGCTGGCGGGCCTGCCGTGGTGGTGGGTGGGGCTGGGCGTGGGCGGCGTGGCAGCGGTAGCGCCCGTCGCCTGGTTCTGGCTGCTGCGGCCGTACCAGAAGGACCGCATCATGATGTTCCTCGACCCGGAAATGGACGCGCTCGGCGCGGGCTGGAACATCATCCAGTCGAAGATTGCCATTGGTTCCGGCGGTTTCGATGGCAAAGGCTGGGGCGAAGGCTCGCAGTCGCACCTGAATTTCATTCCCGAACAGACCACGGACTTCGCGTTCTCGGTGCTGAGCGAGGAATTCGGCTGGATCGGCGTGGCGCTGGTGCTGACGTTGTACCTCGTGGTGATCGGGCGCTGCTTGTGGATCGCCAGCCAGTCGCGCGATTCTTATTCGCGCCTGCTGGCCGGCGCAACGGGCCTGGCGTTCTTCGTCTATGTGCTGGTGAACGGCGGGATGATCTCGGGCCTGCTGCCGGTGGTGGGCGTGCCGATGCCGCTGATCAGTTACGGCGGTACGTCGGCGGTGTCGCTGCTGGCGGGGTTCGGGTTGGTGATGGCAGTGCGTCGTCACAATCCGGTGCATGGGGGTTACGGGTAGTTTCCAGCCATCGGCGCCGCCCCTCGTGGGTGGTTGCTGAAAGCAACAGCCGTGGTGGGCCGGGCGGGGTGGATTCGCGGGGGACGCCGTGAACCCATCCCTGGGGGCTTGGCCGCGGCATCCATGCCGCGGACACCCCCGCGAACCCCCCCCCCCCGGCCCCGACAGTTTCCTGCGGTGGCCACCCACGCAAAGAGAAAAACAGAGCAGAAGCGGGTCGCTTCGCTCTTTGTAGTGCCGAGCCATGCTCGGCTCTTCAGGAATGCACGCATCACGCGGCCTGCAGCTGCACATCCACGTATTCGGACAGGCCTCGGCAGGCCAGCAGCAGACCTTCGCGGGCGTCGTCGCCCAGTTGCTGCGTGTCGCCACCGTCCACGCGCACGCGTTCGCTGGCGTGCAGCAGTTCCAGCAGGAAGGTCAGCCCGGCATTGGCGCGGTCGATGCGCGCCATCGCCATGCACTGCGCCTGTGTTCGCCCCTTGTGTGGCCACGGCTGTCCGTCGGCCGCTTCCACCTGGCGGATGCGCTGCAGGCAGTCCAGCAGGGTAGTGCCGCCGGGACTGTTGGCGGCCTGCGCTGCGGTGAGTGTGGTTTCCAGTGCGCGGGCGATGTCGTTCGGCAGCTGGTGGGCGGCTTCGCCCAGCGTGGCGAACAGGTACGGGTAGGTGGAAGCGGACATGGCGGCATCCTTGTGCGATGGGCAAGGGCCACCCCGCGTGCATGCGAGGGTGGCGGACGATGCGTGGCTCCAATACCGGTGACCAAGTGTGAAAGCGCCGGCGGGCACGAGGCCCTCCACGCACCGCCCGCCAAAGACGCACGGACGGATTGCCAGCCGACGCCGCTCAACAAGGAGAAAGCGACGCCGGCTGGCAAGCGTAAACAACACTTGGGTCAACGGGATTGGAGTCCCGTGCCACCCGTTGTCGGTGGCACTACATGATGTGCACGGGGACCCCCGCTGCTCCAATCAGAATTGTTTGAAACCCGCAAAATGCAGATGCCAATGGCACTCATCACGCGAGGTGTCGATAGCGACAAACAGCGCTGACAGCTTCACGAAAGCGGCGGTTGCTACCGTGCCACGGGTGAAATGGAAACGACTGTTTGGTGGCTGCCGTGAGGCAGTGCGCACGATCGATCTGCCGTTGTTGGTCGCGTTGTTGATCCTGATGGGCGCGGGCCTGGCGGTGCTGCACAGCGTGAACGGACCGGTGGCAGGGCAGGCCATGCGCTTTGCGATGGGGCTGGTGGCGATGTGGCTGCTGTCGCGGGTCTCGCTGCTGCGCCTGCGCGCGTGGACACCGGTGATCTATGCGCTGTCGATGCTGCCGTTGATGGCGGTGTATGTGATCGGTACCGGTAAATACGGGCAACGCTGGCTCAACCTTGGCGTGTTCTATCTGCAACCTTCGGAACTGCTCAAGCTCAGCCTGCCGTTGATGATGGCCTGGTATCTGCACCGTCAGCCGCTGCCGCCATCGCCGCGCACGGTGTTGACGGCAGCGGTGCTGATCGGGGTGCCCGCGGTGCTGATCCTGATGCAGCCCAATCTCGGTACCGCCACCCTGGTGACCGCCAGCGGCGTGTTTGCGTTGCTGTTGGCTGGCCTGCAGTGGCGCTGGGTGGTGGCCGGCTTGAGTGCGGTGTCGGTGGCTGCGCCGCTGGCGTGGTTCGGGCTGCTGCGGCAGTACCAGAAGAACCGTGTGCTGACCTTCCTGGATCCGGCCGCCGATCCCTTGGGCACCGGCTGGAACATCCTGCAGTCGCGCATCGCCATCGGCTCCGGTGGCCTGCAGGGACGTGGCTGGGGCCACGGCACACAGGCGACGTTGGATTTCCTGCCCGAGTACACCACCGATTTCGCGTTCTCGGTGCTGGCCGAGGAATTCGGTTGGATCGGCGTGGTGACGGTGTTCGCCTTGTACCTGTTCGTGGTCGGGCGCTGCCTGTCGATCGCGGTGCAGGCACGCGACACGCACGCGCGGCTGTTGGCCGGCAGTTTCGGCCTGGCGTTCTTCGTGTACGTGCTGGTCAACGGCGGGATGATTTCCGGCGTGCTGCCGGTGGTGGGCATTCCGATGCCGCTGATCAGCTACGGTGGCACCTCGGCGGTGTCGTTGCTGGCCGGTATTGGTCTGGTGATG includes the following:
- the mrdA gene encoding penicillin-binding protein 2 encodes the protein MLPRRQVKNPHAEGEQFRRRAALGFFGVLVCLLGLGGWYFKLQVLDHDIYATRSEANRIKPRPVVPGRGMIYDRNGRLLAENVPAFRLDVTPDKVKDMDATLEGLAKIIQISPEELEAFNKSRKARRKFLPVTLKLRMSDEEMARFAVDRWRFPGVELEPYLTRRYPYGDLFAHIIGYVGRVDDKDLEILGEGNAALTHIGKSGLERYYEQELRGKVGYEQVETNVQGRAIRTIGRVAAQSGADLRLSIDADLQRAMVAAFGEQEGSAVAMDPRTGEVLAMVSLPSYDPNLFVNGISHADFKALNDNPSRPQFNRLVLGGVAPGSTLKPLIGLAGLDSGVRRPEDKVLSTGMFYLPGTSRGWGDSHRGGHGWTDLRKSIAQSVNTYYYRLALDLGIERFDHYMEYYGFGQPTGIDLTGEISGILPSPAYKRKSRKEAWYPGDTVNISIGQGDWKVTPLQLARGVSGLANGQLRTPHLVMQQRAGFDSDWVQTEPGQSKPVSPNPNNLQAVREGMMATMLPGGSAARMAAGAPYTMAGKTGTAQVVSRKGTAAVNPKSLPMHLRHRALFVGFAPADQPVIALAIAVEGGGYGGAAAAPIARKIFDAWLLGKMPEGMQPLDSERGTTAIGITAFDNEDVNARPAGDAAAAELGEHPVLIGMPAPLPAPAPVPGTPSAAAVPVGPRPTAAAEASR
- the rodA gene encoding rod shape-determining protein RodA — translated: MSAFLRWAGEMLQRFFSSLDWVLCLALGTLMVIGLATLKSAGGDGLVMAQGVRFAVGLAAMWGISRVPILRIRSATPLIYAISMIPLLAVFALGTGKYGRQWLDLKFFYLQPAELLKVSLPMMVAWYLHKMPLPPRFNTVLVAMVIIGVPTGLVMLQPDFGTGVLIAASGVFVLLLAGLPWWWVGLGVGGVAAVAPVAWFWLLRPYQKDRIMMFLDPEMDALGAGWNIIQSKIAIGSGGFDGKGWGEGSQSHLNFIPEQTTDFAFSVLSEEFGWIGVALVLTLYLVVIGRCLWIASQSRDSYSRLLAGATGLAFFVYVLVNGGMISGLLPVVGVPMPLISYGGTSAVSLLAGFGLVMAVRRHNPVHGGYG
- the rodA gene encoding rod shape-determining protein RodA; the protein is MKWKRLFGGCREAVRTIDLPLLVALLILMGAGLAVLHSVNGPVAGQAMRFAMGLVAMWLLSRVSLLRLRAWTPVIYALSMLPLMAVYVIGTGKYGQRWLNLGVFYLQPSELLKLSLPLMMAWYLHRQPLPPSPRTVLTAAVLIGVPAVLILMQPNLGTATLVTASGVFALLLAGLQWRWVVAGLSAVSVAAPLAWFGLLRQYQKNRVLTFLDPAADPLGTGWNILQSRIAIGSGGLQGRGWGHGTQATLDFLPEYTTDFAFSVLAEEFGWIGVVTVFALYLFVVGRCLSIAVQARDTHARLLAGSFGLAFFVYVLVNGGMISGVLPVVGIPMPLISYGGTSAVSLLAGIGLVMAVRGHRPVHA